Proteins found in one Armatimonadota bacterium genomic segment:
- a CDS encoding serine hydrolase, whose translation MTADRLPQWLKWPGDDWERITPKQAGLDEAGFAAALAATPVEAAGWGGTAPAPHEYGAALTRGGYLVHTWGDPEFKTPSASLGKCMTRALVGITAEAGLVDPDAPVREVWTGRGQLSHEHKCMDEGLHREITWRQLLNHEAGFVIESGYHWRTRTGFHEELPEGVQWTGDPVFDNYAHTPPGATVRYSSAGYWRLGQALTALWQRDLKDVLDERLFSKLGIPAERWDWTPGRVLFETRNWYPDFPGYGEYVDGPWEIEGIVVRGGPGWVVMSPLDLARFGLLVATHGIWRGERIVGGEWLQGHGGVDIHVVGGDPETLVSVAKTNIRAFPFGNEIGWLGKFRFPPDLVVGPVKVG comes from the coding sequence ATGACTGCTGACAGGCTGCCCCAGTGGCTGAAGTGGCCCGGCGATGACTGGGAGCGAATCACCCCAAAGCAGGCCGGGCTTGATGAGGCCGGTTTCGCGGCGGCGCTTGCCGCGACCCCGGTTGAAGCTGCCGGCTGGGGCGGCACGGCTCCCGCGCCCCATGAATACGGGGCGGCTCTGACCCGAGGCGGATATCTCGTCCACACCTGGGGCGACCCAGAGTTCAAGACGCCCTCGGCGTCCCTGGGCAAGTGCATGACTCGGGCACTGGTGGGGATCACCGCTGAGGCCGGCCTGGTGGACCCAGACGCACCGGTACGAGAAGTCTGGACCGGACGCGGGCAGCTTTCGCATGAGCACAAGTGCATGGACGAGGGTTTGCACCGCGAGATCACCTGGCGGCAACTGCTCAATCACGAGGCGGGGTTCGTAATTGAGAGCGGCTATCACTGGCGCACCCGGACGGGCTTCCACGAGGAGTTGCCCGAAGGCGTGCAATGGACCGGCGACCCGGTTTTCGACAACTACGCACATACGCCACCGGGCGCCACAGTGCGGTACTCCAGCGCAGGGTACTGGCGGCTCGGTCAGGCGCTTACGGCCCTGTGGCAGCGGGACCTGAAAGATGTGCTCGACGAGCGGCTTTTCTCGAAGCTTGGCATTCCGGCGGAGCGCTGGGACTGGACCCCCGGAAGAGTGCTGTTCGAGACCCGCAACTGGTACCCTGATTTCCCCGGATACGGCGAATACGTGGACGGTCCGTGGGAGATCGAAGGAATTGTGGTGCGCGGGGGCCCGGGCTGGGTGGTCATGTCGCCCCTCGACCTGGCGCGCTTCGGGCTGCTGGTTGCGACGCACGGTATCTGGCGTGGCGAACGCATCGTGGGCGGGGAGTGGCTCCAGGGCCACGGAGGGGTGGACATCCACGTGGTCGGCGGCGACCCCGAGACGCTGGTGTCTGTCGCGAAGACCAATATCCGGGCATTCCCCTTCGGCAACGAGATCGGCTGGCTCGGCAAGTTCCGGTTTCCGCCGGACCTGGTTGTCGGGCCCGTAAAGGTCGGCTGA
- a CDS encoding LamG domain-containing protein yields MSALSLFALLLAALSPCFAQSPGSPLQPLEPDENTCVLYHFDEGEGAVLHDASPHGNHAELRGPQWSPGKFGSALWFDGEDDCVFREVPESIRDLRQITVECWANQEHTSGRRFMAGQDVGFHFELDDGSGASISLYNKGGGVPNAEGKPHQQVASQVGSLRPGRWHHVAITYDGKMVSFFINGVLKARHPGPSDFSLGAPSRGLWLGCYVGMDYWFSGLLDEFRVSNCVRYDPDNKLTIGEKVFEMPEAAVQLVRPAAALREPKRTGEATLRMTLRKRYGGNASGWVYLKPPAKPAVVVGEYALKNLADGAETSLDIDVTDEFAGDGRYILGLEQVDTGGYFALKQATLSAKGAPVASWEGEVQSRRTFGPPVLAILGVGADRAPNSGRIVLLPGNVDRVQGAPEIDASRADQPPCIVGEGHVEWWFDVPARSAYRVYMRYASSGFRPCDIVVDGVDVHPYHMGARNSTGRTMAQDAFWEYQGTVTLDPGPHWLRVQNFLPDMVALRLDPVAQVGPARVPWNRFPVPAGDFLCRASDWDARADFGKPEEPSARLGQSGDTCELRFATRFTNTNEEDLFAGDAVRFVHDCAWDLEPFGRVSFEFRGQGRGHVVSLWLIDAKGDEKLLWRRRDNSAAPQQVNVPLSFEGNTVFDPGRVSAVCVVLDEGNMRAEEVNDFACAIIAPKFERRDIIATPEGYAAAVLAAREMLPDVPARGATLLAPGFHPWTQPVVPEEHPLFAITEPKPVTRGVLGYDLHFTGARDISAPALDDFHTHYDFGDICWPHIGILPQRRNYADDAAYAKALGDMEERLREVNRRNLILWDIWGYVPFGEAGPTPRVEPEHHQALLRVFGDRFLGYDNGEQDGRYIGAYADRGPHTNRKEGWEDFVRWDEGICNDSMNFMNATGSLNFSHYYGERGARTLGLETAQGLPSDTLMFAFLRGAGKQYGRLLTQATSIWNRYGYNMYHDRRNENPGGYGLGPNKGCSLSLHRRLFFQSYSGGDSIVGTETSQFTADRLESGAPELSPLGAQHLAIKRWVEEHPDRGVMYTPVAFMLDFYNGWNMPRHLYRGDKYKIWGKLPYEKGDYLIDGMFRMVWPGYEDCSYLRSERGFITPTPFGDIFDVLNNRCHQDIIQQYQAIMLLGDVELTPEITAKLRAFVEAGGDLITDAKHARQLPEELTGVTCGDERRGVLSRRTDTGEVFDEHPYTYSVLTLNGAQALLVNERGHGLVTVNAAGQGRVIVGAADYWMTDRLNYAAPELVNMEHLTRC; encoded by the coding sequence GTGTCTGCCCTTTCGCTGTTCGCGCTCCTGCTCGCCGCGCTGTCCCCTTGTTTCGCGCAGTCCCCGGGCAGTCCTCTGCAGCCCCTGGAACCGGATGAAAACACCTGCGTCCTTTACCACTTCGACGAGGGCGAAGGCGCGGTCCTGCACGATGCCAGCCCGCATGGGAACCACGCCGAGTTGCGCGGGCCCCAGTGGTCGCCGGGGAAGTTCGGCAGCGCGCTGTGGTTCGACGGCGAGGATGACTGCGTGTTCCGCGAGGTGCCGGAGTCGATCCGAGATCTGAGGCAAATTACTGTGGAGTGCTGGGCGAACCAGGAGCACACGTCGGGACGGCGGTTCATGGCGGGGCAGGACGTGGGCTTCCACTTCGAACTGGACGACGGTTCAGGCGCCTCGATCTCCCTGTACAACAAGGGCGGCGGAGTGCCCAATGCGGAGGGCAAACCCCACCAGCAGGTAGCCTCGCAGGTGGGCAGTCTACGGCCCGGGCGCTGGCACCATGTGGCGATTACCTACGATGGGAAGATGGTGAGCTTCTTCATCAACGGGGTGCTCAAAGCCCGGCATCCCGGCCCGTCGGACTTCTCGCTGGGCGCTCCCTCGCGGGGCCTGTGGCTTGGATGCTATGTGGGGATGGATTACTGGTTCAGCGGCCTGCTGGACGAGTTCCGGGTCTCCAACTGCGTGCGCTATGACCCCGATAACAAGCTTACAATCGGTGAGAAGGTGTTTGAGATGCCGGAAGCCGCCGTGCAACTGGTTCGTCCTGCGGCCGCTTTGCGGGAGCCGAAACGCACCGGAGAGGCCACCCTCCGCATGACTCTGCGGAAGCGCTATGGGGGAAATGCTTCCGGGTGGGTCTACCTAAAGCCGCCGGCGAAGCCCGCGGTGGTTGTGGGCGAGTATGCGCTGAAGAACCTCGCAGACGGCGCTGAGACTTCGTTGGACATCGACGTGACTGACGAGTTCGCGGGCGATGGCCGATACATCCTTGGACTTGAGCAGGTGGACACCGGGGGGTACTTCGCACTAAAGCAAGCAACTCTCAGCGCCAAGGGCGCACCAGTTGCATCCTGGGAGGGCGAGGTGCAGTCACGCCGCACCTTCGGTCCGCCGGTGCTAGCGATTCTCGGTGTGGGCGCGGATCGCGCGCCGAACTCGGGACGCATCGTGCTTCTGCCCGGCAACGTGGACCGCGTGCAGGGCGCACCGGAGATCGATGCATCTCGTGCCGACCAGCCGCCCTGCATCGTGGGCGAGGGGCACGTGGAGTGGTGGTTCGACGTGCCAGCGCGGTCGGCATACCGCGTCTATATGCGCTACGCCAGCTCGGGGTTCCGCCCGTGTGACATCGTGGTGGATGGCGTCGATGTGCACCCCTACCACATGGGCGCGCGCAACAGCACAGGACGCACCATGGCGCAGGATGCCTTCTGGGAATACCAGGGAACGGTCACCCTTGATCCGGGCCCACATTGGCTGCGGGTCCAGAATTTCCTGCCGGACATGGTGGCGCTGCGGCTTGATCCCGTGGCGCAAGTCGGTCCGGCGCGGGTGCCGTGGAACAGGTTCCCGGTGCCCGCGGGAGACTTCCTTTGCAGGGCTTCGGACTGGGACGCACGGGCTGATTTCGGAAAGCCGGAGGAACCGTCGGCGAGGCTGGGTCAATCAGGAGATACTTGTGAGTTGCGCTTCGCGACGCGGTTCACCAACACGAATGAAGAAGATCTCTTCGCAGGGGACGCCGTGCGCTTCGTTCATGACTGCGCATGGGATCTGGAACCCTTCGGCAGGGTGAGTTTCGAGTTTCGCGGGCAGGGCAGAGGGCACGTGGTCTCCCTGTGGCTGATAGACGCCAAGGGCGACGAAAAGCTGTTGTGGCGCAGGCGCGACAACTCAGCCGCCCCACAACAGGTGAACGTCCCCCTGTCCTTCGAGGGCAACACGGTGTTCGACCCCGGCCGCGTGTCGGCGGTCTGCGTAGTGCTGGACGAGGGCAATATGCGGGCGGAAGAGGTGAACGATTTCGCGTGCGCGATCATTGCTCCGAAGTTCGAGCGTCGAGATATCATCGCCACACCCGAAGGCTATGCGGCGGCTGTTCTGGCGGCGCGGGAGATGCTGCCTGACGTGCCCGCGAGGGGCGCCACGCTGCTTGCTCCGGGATTCCACCCCTGGACGCAGCCTGTTGTGCCCGAAGAGCACCCGCTGTTTGCGATCACCGAGCCGAAGCCGGTAACACGGGGTGTCCTGGGTTACGATCTGCATTTCACCGGGGCACGTGATATCTCTGCCCCAGCGCTCGACGATTTTCACACCCACTATGACTTCGGCGACATCTGCTGGCCGCACATCGGCATATTACCTCAACGCCGGAATTACGCGGACGACGCGGCGTACGCGAAGGCGCTCGGGGACATGGAAGAGCGGCTGCGCGAGGTGAACCGCCGAAATCTGATCCTGTGGGACATCTGGGGCTATGTGCCCTTCGGCGAAGCAGGCCCGACGCCGCGAGTTGAGCCCGAGCACCACCAGGCCCTGCTGCGGGTGTTCGGCGACCGCTTCCTGGGGTACGACAATGGGGAGCAGGACGGACGGTACATCGGGGCCTACGCGGACCGTGGCCCGCACACCAACCGAAAGGAAGGCTGGGAGGATTTCGTGCGGTGGGACGAGGGCATCTGCAATGACAGCATGAACTTCATGAACGCCACCGGGTCCCTCAACTTTTCCCATTACTACGGGGAACGCGGCGCGCGCACCCTGGGCCTTGAGACCGCGCAAGGACTCCCCAGCGACACTCTTATGTTCGCGTTCCTGCGCGGCGCCGGCAAGCAGTACGGTCGGCTTCTGACCCAGGCCACCTCGATCTGGAACCGCTACGGCTACAACATGTACCACGACCGACGCAATGAGAACCCCGGCGGGTATGGGCTCGGCCCCAACAAGGGCTGTTCCCTCAGCCTGCACCGGCGCCTGTTCTTCCAGAGCTACTCCGGCGGCGACAGCATCGTGGGCACCGAGACCTCCCAGTTCACCGCCGACCGCCTGGAAAGCGGGGCGCCGGAACTCAGCCCCCTGGGTGCCCAGCACCTGGCCATCAAGCGATGGGTCGAGGAACACCCGGACCGGGGCGTCATGTACACTCCGGTGGCCTTCATGCTGGACTTCTACAACGGCTGGAACATGCCGCGCCACCTCTACCGGGGCGACAAGTACAAGATCTGGGGCAAGCTGCCGTACGAAAAGGGCGACTACCTTATCGACGGCATGTTCCGGATGGTCTGGCCCGGTTACGAGGACTGCAGTTATCTGCGCAGTGAGCGCGGCTTCATCACCCCCACACCCTTCGGCGACATCTTTGACGTGCTGAACAACCGCTGCCATCAGGACATCATCCAGCAGTATCAGGCGATCATGCTCCTGGGTGACGTGGAACTGACGCCTGAGATCACCGCGAAGCTCCGGGCCTTCGTGGAGGCCGGCGGGGACCTGATCACCGACGCGAAGCACGCGCGGCAGTTGCCCGAGGAACTCACCGGGGTGACTTGCGGCGACGAGCGTAGAGGGGTTCTGTCCAGGCGCACGGACACCGGCGAGGTGTTCGACGAGCACCCCTATACCTACAGCGTCTTGACGCTCAACGGTGCACAGGCGCTGCTGGTGAATGAGCGGGGGCACGGGTTGGTGACGGTGAACGCGGCAGGTCAGGGCCGGGTGATTGTGGGCGCGGCGGACTACTGGATGACCGACAGGCTGAATTATGCCGCGCCGGAACTGGTGAACATGGAGCACCTTACACGCTGCTGA
- a CDS encoding carbohydrate ABC transporter permease — MPIINDIDRKTPKGRAVIMGIYIALIIGGITMVYPFMVMLTGSVSNGFDYDRRDPMPRYLWSVEDRFMHMLCAYFPPAHRASLRQVRAYFPDLPADWTIWSQIGDDHENSDAWAAKQLVRLKDPEQREQLEAAARDYAEFMETWDLRETILAYDNRYVAPFLRARYKTLENLNKAWQMSIDDFAKVNASEWSGEPIDQASYTPELDVRYEDLLEFRKAYRDNRFTPYLKGEGAYAGYLRPAALRFIWEDYVAKQDETLTPEQLAALPFPVPDDAPAEQVAMWRQFLMTDFPLRHVEISVAGRQAKFQKFLQDRFPSIDYLNRVLAGTGQTWDPVSKWEDIKLTPTVPNGPLGRVWMDFLRTNIPVEQWRIRDTLPEQAFQKFALKRHGSLAAINAAYGLNLTSIEQLGIPFGQALLVTFDNKQRSFLLDNLFGNYMAVIDYLIHRGLAVRNTVILVCLAVFIALTVNPLAAYALSRFRLRGSDKIIIFCLATMAFPAAVAAIPGFLLLRDLGLLNTFAALVLPGAANGMTIFLLKGFFDSLPQELYEAATIDGAPEWLIFIRVSLPLVKPILAVGMLNAFIAAYNGWEWAIIVAQDPKIWTIAVWTYQFSQTLAGAPYVVMASFIVNSIPVLLVFLFCQKIILRGIILPQMK, encoded by the coding sequence GTGCCAATTATCAACGATATCGACCGCAAGACACCCAAGGGTCGCGCAGTGATCATGGGCATTTACATCGCCTTGATCATCGGCGGCATAACCATGGTCTACCCCTTCATGGTCATGCTCACAGGGTCGGTCAGCAATGGCTTCGACTACGACCGCCGCGACCCCATGCCCCGGTACCTGTGGTCGGTCGAAGACCGCTTCATGCACATGCTGTGCGCCTACTTCCCACCGGCCCACAGGGCATCATTGCGCCAGGTACGCGCGTATTTTCCGGACCTGCCCGCGGACTGGACCATATGGAGCCAGATCGGCGATGACCACGAGAACAGTGACGCGTGGGCCGCGAAGCAGCTTGTCCGTCTCAAGGATCCTGAGCAGCGCGAGCAACTTGAGGCAGCGGCGCGAGACTACGCGGAGTTCATGGAGACGTGGGACCTGCGCGAGACGATCCTGGCCTATGACAACCGGTATGTCGCGCCTTTCCTGCGCGCGCGCTACAAGACCCTGGAGAACCTGAACAAGGCCTGGCAGATGTCCATCGACGACTTTGCCAAGGTGAACGCCAGCGAATGGAGCGGCGAGCCCATCGACCAGGCCAGTTACACGCCGGAACTCGACGTGCGCTACGAGGACCTGCTGGAGTTCCGCAAAGCCTACCGCGACAACCGCTTCACCCCATATCTCAAGGGTGAAGGCGCATACGCGGGTTACCTGAGGCCGGCAGCGCTGCGGTTCATCTGGGAGGACTACGTCGCGAAACAGGACGAAACGCTTACGCCCGAGCAACTGGCCGCCTTGCCGTTCCCGGTGCCTGATGACGCGCCGGCGGAGCAAGTGGCGATGTGGCGGCAGTTCCTGATGACCGACTTCCCTCTGCGTCACGTTGAGATTAGCGTTGCCGGCAGACAGGCGAAGTTCCAGAAGTTCTTGCAGGACCGGTTCCCCAGCATTGACTACCTGAACCGCGTCCTGGCCGGGACCGGGCAGACCTGGGACCCGGTCTCGAAGTGGGAGGACATCAAGCTCACGCCAACCGTCCCCAACGGCCCCCTGGGCCGGGTCTGGATGGACTTCCTGCGCACCAACATCCCCGTGGAGCAGTGGCGCATCCGCGACACCCTGCCCGAGCAAGCCTTCCAGAAATTCGCACTCAAGCGCCACGGCAGCTTGGCGGCGATCAACGCCGCCTACGGGCTGAACCTCACCTCAATTGAGCAGCTCGGCATTCCCTTCGGACAAGCCCTGCTGGTCACCTTCGACAACAAGCAAAGGTCCTTCCTGCTCGACAACCTTTTCGGTAACTACATGGCGGTCATCGACTACCTTATCCACCGTGGCCTCGCGGTGCGCAACACGGTGATTCTGGTCTGCCTGGCGGTCTTCATCGCGCTTACCGTCAACCCGCTTGCGGCGTATGCCCTGAGCCGGTTCCGCCTGCGTGGGTCAGATAAGATCATCATCTTCTGCCTTGCAACCATGGCCTTCCCGGCAGCGGTCGCAGCGATCCCCGGCTTCCTGCTTCTGCGCGACCTCGGCTTGCTCAACACCTTCGCCGCCCTGGTGCTCCCCGGTGCAGCAAACGGCATGACTATCTTTCTGCTCAAGGGGTTTTTCGACTCGCTGCCCCAGGAGCTGTACGAGGCGGCGACTATCGACGGTGCGCCCGAATGGCTCATCTTCATCCGGGTCTCATTGCCGCTGGTCAAACCGATCCTGGCGGTGGGGATGCTGAACGCCTTCATCGCGGCGTACAATGGGTGGGAGTGGGCGATCATCGTGGCCCAGGACCCGAAGATCTGGACCATCGCAGTGTGGACCTACCAGTTCTCGCAGACGCTTGCAGGAGCGCCATACGTGGTGATGGCCTCCTTCATCGTGAACTCAATCCCGGTGCTACTGGTCTTCCTGTTCTGCCAGAAGATCATTCTGCGCGGGATCATCCTGCCGCAGATGAAGTAG
- a CDS encoding extracellular solute-binding protein, translated as MGLRRCLPVLALLISNFCALRPASCEPGPQDTVFPISVTSRYNAQNRQPKIIRDFLAEHPNVRLVQWDGIRMPAEGARASLAMAMAANIGPDIFETDIRQAVEQRLAYPLVEWIGEDGVLANGKPKLGKDGKPDLNGLIDLDESKWPEWANIKPLYRQVVTVDGKPYALPNRGGTYVGILYSKTLLRKAGLDPMNPPKTYDEFIRWVRLLYDPVKKTFGLELTSQSWAFAPWVATTGSSIVVQDRKCPTCGEIVTLNEQETDLTCSKGHDVSTAKPKWRCNVASPECTAAVAFYHRLRWAPWILDKASGEPVELTQQDVDNGFVMFQGRRVTFAKDDVIEGCIGVTTTNLLETLKRLGRDLAMYPLWAGDMTEFQNLGIPPDDLGMMPFPAMNDKLRPVLQASNSFFMIGKDVLRRGGHSEKDRKAYRDLVWEMMRRICSPEGSDEEIRRKVAAGQAKFLNPRDLERLGFQDYLREIPPENLRMWKQIENGEILEVVEPFMGKWLQFRDFYQREIIDLVLRPSGKDFDYKTALKNLERDANTGIMFERPREVLDKYRPKARIIAGFIALFFAFFTVLIVRDQLRKTESRAGVYTGWLPWLMLLPALASIALWGYYPLARGLVMAFQDYKVVGHSPFVGLSNFISIALDPNFYHYLLTTFRFVLWNLGLAFCTPIILAFLLTEVPRFKVFFRTLFFLPQMTSGLVVTLMWKEMYAGTAQGTINRVLAPILGLWDLPPVDWLGNPHTVMACVIIPSVWASAGISSLIYLAALKSVPEELYEASSLDGATILGRIRHITIPTISPLVLINFVGAFIATFQSMGSIFLLTFGGPGKETMVMGMAIWQEAYVNMRFSLATSYAWILGSILIGFTYMQLRILRRVDFRQARGDD; from the coding sequence TTGGGCCTGCGACGCTGTCTGCCCGTACTCGCGCTTCTTATCTCCAATTTCTGCGCCTTGCGTCCCGCGTCATGCGAACCCGGCCCGCAGGACACTGTCTTCCCAATCTCCGTCACCTCCCGGTACAACGCCCAGAATCGCCAGCCCAAGATCATCCGGGACTTCCTCGCGGAGCACCCCAATGTGCGTCTGGTGCAGTGGGACGGCATCCGCATGCCCGCCGAGGGCGCCCGGGCAAGCCTGGCCATGGCTATGGCCGCGAACATCGGTCCGGATATCTTCGAAACCGACATACGTCAGGCCGTTGAGCAGCGTCTTGCATACCCGCTCGTAGAATGGATCGGCGAAGACGGGGTTCTCGCCAACGGAAAGCCAAAGCTCGGTAAGGACGGCAAGCCCGATCTCAACGGCCTTATCGACTTGGACGAGAGCAAGTGGCCGGAATGGGCGAACATCAAGCCCTTGTACCGCCAGGTTGTCACGGTGGACGGCAAGCCCTATGCCTTGCCCAATCGCGGCGGAACATACGTGGGCATTCTCTACAGCAAGACCCTCCTTCGCAAGGCCGGTCTCGATCCGATGAACCCGCCAAAGACCTATGACGAGTTCATTCGCTGGGTGCGACTCCTGTATGACCCGGTCAAGAAAACCTTCGGCCTGGAGCTAACCTCGCAGAGCTGGGCGTTCGCGCCGTGGGTGGCCACGACAGGCTCGAGCATCGTCGTCCAGGACCGCAAGTGCCCCACCTGCGGAGAGATAGTTACCCTCAATGAGCAGGAGACCGACCTGACCTGCAGTAAGGGACACGATGTATCCACCGCCAAGCCCAAATGGCGCTGCAATGTGGCCAGCCCCGAATGCACCGCCGCCGTGGCTTTCTACCACCGCCTGCGCTGGGCTCCGTGGATTCTGGACAAGGCATCCGGGGAGCCCGTGGAGTTGACACAGCAGGATGTGGACAACGGTTTCGTCATGTTCCAGGGCCGCCGGGTGACCTTCGCGAAAGACGACGTGATCGAAGGATGCATCGGCGTCACTACCACCAACCTGCTGGAAACCCTCAAGCGACTGGGCCGAGACCTTGCCATGTACCCGCTCTGGGCGGGGGACATGACGGAGTTCCAGAACCTGGGCATCCCGCCGGATGACCTGGGCATGATGCCCTTCCCCGCGATGAACGACAAGTTGCGCCCGGTGCTGCAGGCATCCAATAGCTTTTTCATGATCGGCAAGGACGTCCTGCGCCGCGGCGGTCATTCCGAGAAGGACAGGAAGGCCTACCGCGACCTGGTCTGGGAGATGATGCGGCGCATCTGCAGTCCCGAGGGCTCCGACGAGGAGATCCGCCGCAAGGTGGCTGCCGGGCAGGCCAAGTTTCTCAACCCCCGCGACCTGGAGCGTCTCGGCTTTCAGGATTACCTGCGGGAGATTCCACCCGAGAACCTGCGGATGTGGAAGCAGATCGAGAACGGCGAAATCCTGGAGGTCGTGGAGCCCTTCATGGGCAAGTGGCTTCAATTCCGGGACTTCTACCAGCGCGAGATCATTGATCTGGTCCTGCGCCCAAGCGGGAAGGACTTCGACTACAAGACCGCCCTGAAAAACCTGGAGCGCGACGCGAATACAGGGATCATGTTCGAGCGCCCTCGCGAAGTGCTTGATAAGTACCGCCCGAAGGCGCGGATCATCGCCGGGTTCATTGCCCTGTTCTTCGCGTTTTTCACCGTGCTCATCGTGCGCGACCAGTTACGCAAGACGGAGAGCAGGGCGGGCGTGTATACGGGTTGGTTGCCGTGGTTGATGCTCCTGCCCGCGCTGGCGTCCATTGCGTTGTGGGGCTACTACCCCCTGGCCCGTGGTCTTGTCATGGCTTTCCAGGACTACAAGGTGGTCGGGCATTCGCCGTTCGTTGGACTGAGCAATTTCATCAGTATCGCGCTTGACCCCAACTTCTACCACTACCTGCTGACCACGTTCCGTTTCGTCCTGTGGAACCTTGGCCTGGCGTTCTGCACCCCGATCATCCTGGCGTTCCTGCTGACTGAGGTGCCGCGGTTCAAGGTCTTCTTCCGTACACTGTTCTTTCTGCCGCAGATGACCTCGGGTCTGGTCGTCACTCTTATGTGGAAGGAAATGTACGCCGGGACTGCGCAGGGCACGATCAACCGAGTCCTCGCGCCGATACTCGGCCTGTGGGACCTGCCTCCGGTGGACTGGCTGGGCAACCCGCACACGGTCATGGCCTGCGTCATCATCCCCAGCGTCTGGGCGTCGGCTGGCATCAGCAGTCTGATCTACCTGGCGGCGCTCAAGTCCGTGCCAGAGGAGCTCTACGAGGCGTCCAGTCTCGACGGCGCCACAATCCTCGGCCGCATCCGACATATCACCATCCCGACCATCTCCCCGCTGGTGCTCATCAATTTCGTGGGGGCTTTCATCGCCACGTTCCAGTCCATGGGCTCCATCTTCCTGCTCACCTTCGGCGGGCCGGGCAAGGAGACCATGGTCATGGGGATGGCGATCTGGCAGGAGGCGTACGTGAACATGCGTTTTTCGCTGGCCACCTCGTACGCCTGGATTCTCGGCAGCATCCTTATCGGTTTCACCTACATGCAGCTTCGCATCCTGCGCCGGGTGGACTTCCGCCAGGCGAGGGGAGACGACTGA
- a CDS encoding nucleoside hydrolase, translating to MDYPRIDEALRLKRLAPPTGPVSMVLDTDTYNEVDDQFAVAYALLAPEKLKVEALYAAPFHNNRSSGPEDGMEKSYDEIIRILERLGRSPEGFVFRGSRSYLPGADLPVESEAARDLVAKAMASGDEPLYVLAIGAITNVASAILMEPEIIQHIVVVWLGGQPHTWFTAREFNLQQDVPAARVVLDSGVPFVHIPCKNVAEHLTTTIAELEAHVAGHGALADYLVDIVRGYHHDHFAWAKVIWDISTVAWLIDSAWVPTVLTHAPILTDQVTYSLDRSRHLMREAIHCDRNAIFGDVFRRLRQG from the coding sequence ATGGACTACCCGAGAATCGACGAAGCTTTGCGCCTGAAGAGGCTCGCCCCTCCGACCGGCCCCGTATCCATGGTGCTGGATACCGACACATACAATGAAGTGGATGACCAGTTCGCCGTCGCCTACGCTCTCCTCGCCCCCGAGAAGCTGAAAGTTGAGGCGCTTTACGCCGCACCTTTTCACAACAATCGCTCCAGCGGCCCCGAAGACGGGATGGAGAAAAGCTACGATGAGATCATTCGCATTCTGGAACGTCTAGGCCGTTCACCGGAAGGGTTCGTATTCCGTGGTTCCCGCAGTTACCTGCCGGGCGCGGATTTGCCCGTGGAAAGTGAGGCCGCACGAGACCTGGTAGCGAAAGCGATGGCTTCTGGCGATGAGCCTTTGTATGTACTGGCCATCGGCGCCATCACCAACGTGGCCTCCGCGATCTTGATGGAGCCCGAGATCATCCAGCATATCGTGGTGGTCTGGCTGGGCGGGCAGCCCCACACGTGGTTCACTGCGAGGGAGTTCAACCTGCAGCAGGATGTGCCCGCTGCACGGGTTGTTCTCGATAGCGGGGTCCCCTTCGTGCATATCCCGTGCAAGAATGTGGCCGAACACCTCACCACAACTATAGCGGAGCTTGAGGCCCATGTGGCCGGACACGGCGCACTTGCGGACTACCTCGTGGACATCGTGCGCGGCTACCACCACGATCATTTCGCGTGGGCAAAGGTGATCTGGGACATCTCCACTGTGGCGTGGCTCATCGACAGCGCCTGGGTGCCCACGGTGCTCACCCACGCGCCGATTCTCACGGACCAAGTGACCTATTCACTGGATCGCAGCCGGCACCTTATGCGTGAGGCGATCCACTGCGACAGGAACGCTATCTTCGGCGATGTGTTTCGGCGACTGCGGCAGGGGTAG